Proteins encoded together in one Coffea arabica cultivar ET-39 chromosome 2c, Coffea Arabica ET-39 HiFi, whole genome shotgun sequence window:
- the LOC113727231 gene encoding norbelladine synthase-like, with translation MFGTLSDELEVKAPASEAWKVYGTLLLADVVRQQLPDVLDKIDVLEGDGGPGTKLKLTFPPDNQLMSYSKEQFVVVDDQKMMKVAEVFEGGYLNLGFTLYRVTFQVLPNLNDESSCTTKCILDYELKEDAAENASLINIQPFTAIMKAAANYLETGNATPTTTTNN, from the coding sequence ATGTTTGGAACATTATCTGATGAGCTTGAGGTCAAGGCGCCCGCAAGCGAAGCTTGGAAAGTTTATGGGACGCTGCTACTGGCGGATGTGGTTCGCCAACAACTTCCTGATGTGCTAGACAAGATCGACGTACTAGAGGGCGATGGTGGTCCGGGGACCAAACTGAAGCTCACTTTCCCACCGGATAACCAGCTGATGTCCTACTCCAAAGAGCAGTTTGTGGTGGTGGATGAccagaaaatgatgaaagtagCAGAGGTTTTTGAAGGTGGATATCTCAACCTGGGGTTTACGCTCTATCGAGTTACTTTCCAAGTACTTCCAAATCTAAATGATGAATCTTCATGCACCACCAAGTGCATTCTTGACTATGAGCTCAAGGAAGATGCTGCTGAAAATGCTTCTCTTATCAATATTCAGCCCTTCACTGCCATCATGAAAGCTGCTGCCAATTATCTTGAGACAGGCAATGCCACACCCACTACAACAACCAACAATTGA
- the LOC140035913 gene encoding uncharacterized protein, translating into MDDGHPVDLKKEFVPPNRRWDPSLAMARFGLEYQPLHSTRKETILANVFEPRHRLIIYMIAHNVIPKKTGHTEVHKSDIYFLDYMFHNRTSLHARISLPNIITSHIRSTARRKTTSFKLSFPRLLTLIFPRFEVWLEDMKRENIPPRAELSLTTFYRLGIGTRDIPRPIQERRQKARHGRDEDGPSTAAPPPPPPQTNWQRLFGRLDDIDHCLARMDTRLDRIEDHLGTRPPPVDADEDDDEVDD; encoded by the coding sequence ATGGATGACGGACATCCAGTAGATTTGAAGAAGGAGTTTGTTCCCCCAAACAGGAGGTGGGATCCATCATTGGCCATGGCCAGATTTGGCCTCGAGTACCAACCTTTGCACTCTACCAGGAAGGAGACCATATTGGCGAATGTCTTCGAACCTCGTCATCGTCTTATCATTTATATGATAGCTCACAATGTTATTCCTAAGAAGACGGGGCACACGGAGGTTCACAAGAGCGACATCTACTTCCTTGATTACATGTTCCACAACCGGACTTCGCTGCATGCTCGAATTTCACTGCCTAACATCATCACTAGCCACATTCGGTCTACGGCGAGGCGTAAGACAACTTCCTTCAAACTATCATTTCCTCGTCTACTGACTTTAATCTTTCCGCGttttgaggtttggttggaagaCATGAAGCGGGAGAATATCCCACCAAGAGCTGAATTGTCTCTCACTACTTTTTATCGGCTTGGTATTGGCACGAGGGATATTCCACGACCTATTCAAGAGCGGAGACAGAAGGCTAGACATGGTCGCGATGAAGATGGACCTTCCACTGCAGCACCTCCCCCTCCTCCGCCACAAACCAACTGGCAGCGGCTTTTTGGTCGTTTAGATGACATCGATCATTGCTTAGCCAGAATGGATACTCGCCTGGACCGAATTGAAGATCATTTAGGCACACGCCCACCTCCGGTCGATGCTGATGAAGATGACGATGAAGTGGATGATTGA